A region of the Salvia splendens isolate huo1 chromosome 11, SspV2, whole genome shotgun sequence genome:
actaagacaacaaaaaaaatttcacctgGTCAGGACGAATCAGTGATAATTGATCACGATAATGAGCTACTGAATGTAGTGGTgcatttccaatttcagtaactTCGTGTCACctatacataatattaatgtcaaagttaccaaaaaaatacataattaagtaAGTTAATGTAAAAAATACATTACTAGGCTCCACACGGGGTATACAGCGTGTGCATAGGCGATATAAAAAAGGATGGcctcaatgtgggcattctttcccacgcccacagctgcaaaagaaccataggtccacccacatcttttttatgcgtcactccctgagtcggaatACAACTAAATAACAACTGCAGGTTTGTTCGCTTGGTTCGCTGCTTCTGCTCTGTGCTGCGAAGCCTTCTGCTTGTTTTAAAACCCGACGGAAGACGCATAAGTGTTATGCGTTGCTAGGAAAAGACGCATAAGTGTTATGCGTCATTTAAGAAAGACGCACAACTGTGTTGCGTctttaaagacgcataatgcttatgcgtctctaaataacgacgcataatggttatgcgtcactccctgagtcggaatacaactaaaaccttcattaaaatggaattccattaacatgcattaccaaaaatagaatttaTCCGTTATAGTATTATAGAatgtagtgatgtgttttaGAAGATAAGCAGATTTTTCTGGATTGCACCTTTCTTATTGTCTCGACATTGGATTATGATATTCTGTCTTTATCCGGCTTTATTGTTTGCAGGAAAAATTGTGCGAGCTCCCTATGGAGTGATGCGTGGAAAATCTTCTCCTGTTTATTACAATGAGGCTGGGGAAGATGGCTTGTTTGCTGGGTTATCAAAATAAGTCTTTCTTCATGTGGATGTGCTTATTAATCATTGGAAGGGCAATGAGTTATACTCTATATAATGTTTTGCACTATTGGTAAACACTGCAAAATAAATTGTCAATTTTGGTGGTCAAGGTTGAATATTTGTAAGTGTGCAATTCACATTACTAGGTAACAGATCTCAAGATATACCTCGTGTTTGCAGGCTTCTTTATGTATACTACATATTCCTTTCTTGTGCTTCCTTTTTGTATTTATACCAGTTTGGCTTTTGGATAATAACAGAATCCTCAGAGTACTGATAGTTTTTCTGATAAAGATCATAATTTTACAGGATGCTTTCATATTTATCTTCTGTGACATTCTTCTGCATCTTTATCAATATAAAAGTTTATTCCTAAATCAGTTCTTACTTTAATTGGGTAAACGAGGAATAAATACTAAATGGCCTCTATGTTTCTTTCACCTGTTCGCTCATCAATTCTTTGGTAACATATTAAAAAATGTGATATTTGATACTTCTACTTATAAACACATCATATCCCTTTTTCAGTGTTAGTAGTGTCCCTCCTAAACTGCTATCTGCAGACTGTGTCATAGAATCTTGTCACTGAAGTGTCTCGAGATGAAGATGACTTACTCAAAGTAATCAGATGAAATTGGGTAAGTGGAATATTGCACCCTCCAAATTACTTCACGTACAAAATATTGTTTCGTTGACGATTTCCTTGTGAAGTGGATGAGTGTCAAAAGTGTCAAGATAATGCATGTCAATTATAGAGTGCGAAATGCCGCCTTTTCATTTAAAGAGTGTGCCAAACATCTGATGAAATTCACAAATTTTGGCATGTATCTTGCATAGCTGCAATGTCCCCTTGCCTAATAAAATATGTCGTTGCCATCAATCAACTGAATGAATGAgatatttatgttttttgtaCGGCCCATTTACAGCTGCTAGATACCATAGCCTGGTTATCGAAAAGGAAAGTTTTCCCAGTGATGTCCTTGAGATTACTGCATGGACAGAAGACGGCGGGTGTCCATATTCTATCATTTTCATTGGCCACAAAAATGTTTATTCTGTCTGTTTTTGATGGTCGGTTTTGGACCACGAAAGAGGTTACAATTTCCCTTGATACTGCCATATTTGCAAGAGatgattgagattgagattgtATTATTGCACTTTGCATGGTTAGGTGATGATTGGACTGAGATTCATGGTTTTTTTTGGGTAAATGCAGGGAGTTCAGTTCAGTTCCACCCGGAGAGTATCATAACCAGCGAAGGCAAAACCCTTGTGCGCAACTTCGTTAAGCTTATTGAGAGAAACGAAGCTAAATCCAAAAACTAGACTCGCTTTATAAGTTCTATATTGAGTCATTCTGAATCAAAACCACAGTTTCATGTTATTTTTCAGTTCACTACAGTAATAAAGCAACATATTTTGCTCTCATCGATATTGTTATGCATTATGCTGCGGGCTTCTAGTGATTCACATTTTAGGCTAATTCCTTtagttatataaaaatatgtgtgtgctgtatgtgtatatgtgtgtgcaGGTGTGTGCAAGTGTGTGTGCAGGTGTGTATATGTGTGCAGGTGTGtgcaagtgtgtgtgtgtgtgtgtttgtgcaaggtgtgtgtatgtgtgcgCAGCTGTGCAGGTGTGCGTGCTGATGTGTGTATGTGTGCGTAGGTGCAGGTGTGTGTTGTATGTGTGTGTACTGTATGAAAgtgtaattttattaatatttgaaattttaattatctACTTTCATATGGAATTCAAATAAATTGTGGAATTGAGAGGAATTGtaattctaattcaatttcaaatcaaaatattttgtggtagcctccaattccaattccgcaTGCTCAATTCCATGATACCAAACGGATAAAAGAAATTctaaattttcttttatgtaGGAAGAGAATAACACTCTTATTATGTTATGTGTATGGCTTCCACCTAGTATTCTATGCCCATTTTCAAACAAACATTTTGTTCGATACAAGCTAACTGTAGTAAGGAATTTGGTTTGATCACGTTAGTTTAGCCCGGTattgattttgattatttttctgCTAATTatagatttaaattttaaaaattaaatggtaTAGGTTCAGTTCAACTTTTGACTGGAAGCTCATGCTGCATTTAATCttttcaaaattgaattaatttataatatcattTCTGGGTACTACATTTTGGTAATTTGAAAGCTAGATACAAATAGTATAAAAACGTGGGGGGTTAGTGAGTGATGTAAATCCAAGATTTTTGTTTTTCCATAGGAACAAGGCTTTTATTATTTCACCTAATAAATAGTAACCTCTTACCAACTTTAAGAGGTGTCTTAAGGCTATACTACTTCTTGAAGTTCCTCATTTGGCTTATAAATAAGCATGAGTTTGGGACAGAAGATCACACATCTCAAACACTCTTTCAAGCTCACAAGCAAAAGTATTCTAAGTTCTCACATTCTTTAATTAGCAATTTCAGATGTTTGTATGCTCAGATCTTTTAATTCCACTAGAGTTTTGTCACTTCAAAAATAAACTGTATTAACCatttcttaatttaaatttgCTAATCCGTAACCAAGTGACTGATACTACGACTTaacaatattatttaaaatctaCGTAATACTCAATTAAGATAAATTGATTTATCAAAAACTAATTATGatttgttaattattttaagaagaaactaatattaaatttttataattatccATACATATAATCAATTGcataaattagtaaaaagctataCTTTATGGATTTACTCTACATATTAGGTAAGTTTTATAGGTAGTTCTCCTACTATAGTTTTCCTTGTGTATTGAATTGGATAATACTATTGAATCTGCATTAGAGAAATATCTTTCATtaactatatataaatgtattgaatttaaatgaaaaatcaaaACCTAACCTATTAAAAAATGTATTCATgataatttaatagttgtggGTTCAAAATCCAGTTTACTCTTTTTTCCTATAATCTCCCTTTTCActtttaaaatattcattttatttaatataataaatttgattcttatatcaatttcaatatttttaattaaatcacaTTGGTAagttaattaaaactaaaaaattataaatgaataaaaaattataagatGGGATCCATTAGTGTAATAAAAGATAATATAGTAGTAGGGGCACACTATAGTGCCACCATAGGTAGGATAACAACATAACACCAATATACACCGTTAGATCCGGAAATCCAACACTCGAGATTGAATTTTGCGAACAGAACTGAGATTGTTGTCTAGTGCATTAGGAATTGTTGTCGGTGGCATTTTAGTCATTTCATATAGAATCAAGTAGGGGATATCCCCAAAAATAGCGACAATCTCCAAATCCCCCCCcccctctatctctctctcccccATACGGCGATTACTCTCATTTCGCCACCTCCATATTTACAAATCGAAACCCTAGGATTAAATTTCGTGAACAGAACACGGATTGcagtctaagagcatccactacgcgtcccgtcaccgtcccgcgttccgtcacggagggacggaaccgcggcgggacgcgttgcagcagGGCGttccgtccccagcccgtccccgTACCGTCCCTTAGCCCGTCACTCCGCGACGCGGGAcgcgacgtctcgccacgcgcggaGGTTTCGTCACTATGacgtaataattcattttttaaaaaaaatttaaatttaaatatataaaaaaatcaaacggtaatgttacatttttttagccgtttttaattttttttaattttttttaaatttctttactctataaatactcctatttcatactcatttcacacacaaacacacatctattcctctcaaatcctctctatatccactccaatttccatctccaatcaactcaaactaatggatcattttgagcaaatgcgtcaaataatggaacaatcacttgaagaagatcgacgccgggcaAACTTTAGcggaggaaattattaaattatgtatttttatggtttaggaaattattaatttatgttttttatgaattttatgttgtaatgttattttatttttaatgaagtgtatttttattaattgaatttgctggaaaaaaaattaaaaaaatgaaattgaatgaatagtaattgaagggacggttaagggacggagcgttgcaggttccgttccgtagttaagggatggagtaaaaaaggacagtggggccctcaaatagtagtttaagggacgatatagtgacagcgtagtggatggcctaatgtATTAGAAATTGCTAGTGTGGTAAACTGCAATATTTTCGTGGTAACACTGCAATATTCAATGAATAATATTACAATCTGTCCAAATCCTCCTCCCTCTCTCGATCCCCCCCCCCCTCTATCCCATGGCGACTACTCTCATTTCGCCGCCTCCATATTCACAAATCGAAACCCTAAGATTAAATTTTGTGAACACAACACGGATTGCAGTCTAATGTATTAGAAATTGCTGGTGCAGTAAACTGCAATATTGTTGTGATAAGACTGCAATCTGGTAATGTAAAAATTAGATATTTCCTATTTTACCCTTCCGCGTTTTTAATTGATTcagcataattaaaatttgctgCCACGTGGCAGCTTGACAAGCATACGATTTTTAGATTCAATGGCCTAAAATGGTGGTATAGTGTCACAATAAAgagtgttgtcattttaatacatcctctatagtagtatatttaaattcattAGAATATAGGATGaataaacaaaatgaaaaaaggataaaaaatagaaaaaaatatataaataggtATAAGGAAAGAATGACTAATTGTAAGTGTTATTtcttaaataaaagtaaaataaaatcatgccACCTAAGTGATGCAAATGATGGCTCACCGAAGAGAAAAGGATGATCCAAGGCCAAGTGAGGTGAATTATGGTTGACCAAAGAGATAAGAAATTAAATCCTAATTGACCATTCACAATCCAAACATACTTCTAATAAAAAAGGCAAATTAAATGGaggtaataaataaatacaaacataaaaagggaaaatatattctaaaaaGGCCCACTTTTTTGGGGTGGGTGTGAACAAGACAAGCCTGACTGACACTTCAATGACTGAAACAGGTCTTTAAACATTAGAATAATCATCACAAACAAACATGCTATAAATACAAACACACTTTGATATCatcaaaaaaattttaaaaaaatggaatcCTATACCCAACAACACCCACCATATCTCAATTCAAACATATGCTttactataatttatatttatatttatatttatatttatatttatatttatatttatatttatatttatatttatatttatatttatatttatatttatatttatatttattcaatcAAGGGGTGTCCCATATTTTTCCAAGAACACAAATCCAattcatcaaaataaaattcaataaaGCCAAGGATGTATATATAGTAACGACAATAATAGCAATACCAATGAGGAAAAAACTGAATGGGTGCAAACTAAAGGTATGAAATGAAATATATACATACCAAATCATATCATAATGAATGCCCCATTTAGGAATAAATCTCCTACCATATGTCCCTTTCCCTCTATGAACTCTTCATTCTTCTATTCACAGCCCCACATCCCTAAATCAACGGTGACACGTGCCCGATGACCCGATCAAACGGAAGATGACTCGACCCTAGTTGGCATAACACGGCGGTGCCTCTTGTGAGGACGACGGGTGCCTCCGAACATCACGGGATCGAAGCCTCGGAGGCGTTTGGCCTCCTTGGGCTCAATCACACACTCGGAGGGAGGGACCTTGTATCGAGCACGGTCGTAGCAGTACGAGTATTGCATGTGCTTGTTCCTGAATGCGGTCATCTTCACTCGTTGCTGGCTTGACATGGTGGGCAACTTCGGAAGGGTGTTGCACTTGGAGAGTTCGATGGGGTCGACAGCGCATCCGTGGAGGACGAAGTCGGAAAACTCAGCGATGTAAGGGGCGTATTTGTAATTGACTCTGTATTTTCCTCCATTTGTGGCCCAACTAGACCCATCCCATATTGTTGCATATAATGACATTGGTTTGGAGGGGAAGTCCCCACTCATGGCTTCTGTCCTCTTGATCTCTCTTATGGGAACATTGTCGACGTAGAAGCTGCAACAAAACACGATAAAAACAAAAGGAATGTTATCAAGAATAAAGGCAAGACCACTTATCGAATTCTTGTGAAATGTTGGGAGAGATAAAGAAAAGGGGGAGGTGCAAAGAAAAGTATTGCCACAGTTAGCAGATTGGAAAGCAAAGAAAAAGATGGGATatgtttctcttttcttttatccTCTCACACACAATGTGATAACATTACAACTAGAATCGTCCAAGCTTTGAGGACGACACGGGATCAAATCATAAAGAGCCAAGAACAGCCTGTCATTGTGATCCTATGCTAAACCAACTTTCAAAATGAAGTAAGGTCAACTTCACCATATTAGAGTAAGTTGGTAAAGAAGGTAAATAATAAGGGACAAACACACTTGAAGTTTTCCTAATTCAACGAGCTTCTGTGTTTGTTTCAAAGAtactatatactactattacaCAATCAACAGCCAAGAAAGTAAGCATAAGAAGGGATCAAAACAGACAGCAACATATATAATCCCACAAAAGGAAAACATGTTTTCTACAATTGATTAGAAATGGAAAGAGATGCAACAAATGAAACTCCAGAAAGGGTTAAAAGGGCTGAAAACATATGCAAATCCAGAACCAGCCACAGCATCACACAAACCACAGGTTGTTTTGCAGAGCTCAAACAACATCATTTCTATCTCCTATTCCAACATTAACAATGCATACAAACTCTATCTTATCCATGATACATCATCAAATGCATACACATGATAATAGGCAAATCAAATTTGGTAAAGCAATTGATAATAGAGGATCTTATACTTACACAATAACATTCTGGGTCCAGAGGATGCTATACTGATGGAAATCCTCAGAGGGGTCAAACCAGAGGCCAtatctctcctctctcccaGTGCTTGTGCTTCCATTTCCATAAATATTTGTCTGAATTCTCCAATTTTTACCCCTAATGTTCCCCAAGAACTCGAAATCGATCTCATCATGGTTCTTCTCAAACATATCACCATTCGACATCTGAAAAAAAATACCAACTTTAAACAAAATCCAACCAAGTACAAACAAATTTGGTCAAGAATTTCATCAACTTATTATTGGAGGGTCACAATCAGAGGTTGAAACATCATTTATCATGAAAAACCCTCTAATCTTCCTAACATGCAAAAACTCAGTAAATTCAATTGACTATCCAGATTCACAAGAAACTGACAAAACAGAAAAGCCCATTGCCGTTCAAAAATTGGTCTTTTTCACAATCAACCATTTCATAacagaaaaaagtaaaagaaaaaaactgtCATCAATTTCCACTCACATAGAAAGCAACAACCACACCAGCTGTATAATCTGCAGGAAGCTTTATCGAAGCACTGAAATAGCCATGGAGGTAAAGGTCTTGTGACAGAAACCCAGCACCTGCACACAcattaaaaatccaatctttacgACTATAACCCAAAATCTTTCCCCAAAATCAATCACAATATCATAAAACAGGGCAATCAAATACTAATACtagaaaaacacacacacacaacacacacacacacacctgtTCTTTGGTCCAAAGAGATGTGAACAGATTTTCCATCTCTGAGAACCATGAGATTTGTGTCCCCAAATAGATGCGAATAGCCTTCATCAAAGGGCACTATTGGAAGGTTTCTCGAAAACCCACTTACCAATAGCACGAGAAAGGCAGAGCAAAAGAGAAAGGAGAAATTTTTGGTGTGAGAAATCATGGCCAAAACAGAGCCTTGAGTTCTTCGGAATTGAACGAATCGATTGTTGATTGTTTGAAACTTGAAAGAGAGGGCTATATACAGAGAGATGAGAGAGGGGCACGGAGTGATGAGAGAGGAGTGGAAAGCGAGGAGGACGAGGACAAACGAGTGTGCTTTTATTGGGTGCTCTCACTGAGCTTTGCTATTTTGCAACATAcacaatttttcaatttttacttattatttttattgttaaaaccaaatttatgtattttgaatttattatatttaattactgGTTACCATTATAGATAAAGTGAAAATAACTCCCCAGCTGTCCCATCGACATTGTAAATTGATTTAAAAAGTAGTATTTCTAAGTTAACCAAacaaaaatattcatttaataATCAAAGAATTTAATGACATGAAAGCATTAACTTGGCAGAAAGATTAATTAGTTGTTGATTAGGTTCAGAGGTGTTACTAATATTTGCTGAGATGCCTTGAGAATGTTTGTGTGtaagaaaattatatttaagTGTAGTTAATTTTCAATAACATAGGCGAACCTACCAACAAAAACATTCTCAATTAgaaaatcttattttagttAAACGTCAATCACATAGGGATACTGAGCCCTACCAAAATTATTAGTCGtctatttttgttttaatttggcGAAATGTGTTATTTGCATTTTTAGACTCGCTTTAAAATTCGaaacatttatatatttttgcgAATTTATCATATTggttatatttaaaaaatatattctttttggAACTCGTGTTAATGACTTCTTTTTCTTCAATGATATTTATCTTTAGCATCATTCAGTTCATCCAGccatatcattttatttaaaaaataaatataaaaactagtaattttatttgaatgcattaatATATAATGAAAATTTGCATCTAGCTTCCCAATATGACTTTGAGGGAAGATAAAGTAGCAAAATTATGGCAAACGCAAAGGTTAGGTTGGAAAAGGGTCTTTGAGagtaaaatcaaattaaacataaaaaaatgtattGGGAAACAACAATTATGGGTGGCGACTTTGGGTGCCAAAAAGAACTTTTGCTTTTCCATATTTATCATAAACAAATGCGATGCATATCGCCATAAAAAGGAGCAACACTACCTACGAGTTTAATTACTATACCATATAATAATATGACAAcatccattttttattttttatttaatttccacTCCCTTAGTCAATTCTTTTTATTCCGCCTATTTATTTCAAAGAATCTTACAGTGTCTGTGACACAAATAAAAAAGAGGTTAGATTTttataattctaaattaattttcCTTGAAGAGGGAATAGGTGGCTGACCGTCAAACCGCCCCTTGGACCCTAAGTGAGTCTTATACCTAAAACACCCTAAGCAATGCGGGataggatcccctgctgtggtgaAATACCCAGCAGGGCTGCTGCCTCtcccataaaattaaaataatcaaataaattaaataaataaattaaataaatataatattattttaatttttatgggagaggcagcagcccctgctgtgtATTTCACCACAGTAGGGGATCATATCCCAAGCAATGCACACAAACCACCACAGGTAGAGTGGTGTtaggaaataaacacaggcaatcacgaatatgaaagagaatgaacacaagaaattatttacccagttcgatacaatatgtatctacgtctgggggcgatgccaagccagggatttcactatataatttcagaatgatttaacaatgagggagcacctctatttataagcaactagagagctccaattctagtcaaactaggaaacatatatcaaaaggaaaaaatacttcaaggaaacaaatcataAACATGGTAAGAGATAAATTAGGCTCCATAGTTAACAATCTCCCAAttggagactaacaactcctaaacaaccatttcctcgtgatttcatcccttcatccgcttagcatcgcctaaccttttcttcaagttccaaggccaattgaagctatgcatagcttcaatttctctaaggtcaccaccttagtaaacatgtgtgcaggattctcacttccaagtatcttcacaagttgcaggattttcatctGTACTAGGTGCCGGATGTAATGATACttcaactccacatgctttgtcctagaatgaaatgctggattcttcgccaagaaaatagcactctgactatcactgtagagtatgctactcttgttctccttcccaagttcatctaagaaactctgcaaccacatcatctccttgcttgcctctgtcgcagctacatattcagcctccgtagtagacaaagcaacggtcttctgcaacttagaagtccatgaaatagcagtaccaccataagtaaatacatactCGGTTGTGTttcttctcccatcaagatcattggatgccaagtctgcatccacataacctgccagctcgacattcttgccattgaaacataagCACGTTCTTCATTTGTACCTCTCAAGTATCGAAGGATCCATTTAACTActtcccaatgttgcttgcctggatcacccatgaaccggctcactactcctactgcttgtgcaatatcaggcttcgtacacaccattgcatacataatactgccaattgctgaagcataaggaattttcttcatttcagcacgttcccgatgtggtctcggtttgaggggaggtttgttgggttacaatcCTAttccacatcggatgagtgagggaagttggaaggtgtatataattcttgtccaaccccaattagtttgaggccttttgggagtgacccaaaaataaatctgtgcgggcttgacccaaagcggacaatatcaaactaatgttgcagtcgatgatcctaacaagtggtatcagagccaagaTGGCTTTGGGtcgtgcctggatgagccccagTTAGGGTCGGGCACTGAaagactcgggttagagtctgggcccaggatgacccaggggccagggttggaacgacccaaaaaataaatccgtacgggcttgacccaaaagcggacaatatcaaactaatattacagtcgacgatcctaacatgTGGCTCTATTGCAACTACAAGCTGAGGGTTATATAGTGGAATGGATAAGTTTAAACGACTCTAGTCAACTAGGACAATCGAGTTCCTCGCCACGTAGTCGGCTATTGGAGTTCTTAGAGCAtgaataaccccgtccccatttccggccctaAGTCCCCtgcacgtcatcattcccctaaatttgagtcccggcccacaactgctctaaccctgcaggtcccaacccgggccgcaactaataaatgacactattcac
Encoded here:
- the LOC121756254 gene encoding probable xyloglucan endotransglucosylase/hydrolase protein 28; the encoded protein is MISHTKNFSFLFCSAFLVLLVSGFSRNLPIVPFDEGYSHLFGDTNLMVLRDGKSVHISLDQRTGAGFLSQDLYLHGYFSASIKLPADYTAGVVVAFYMSNGDMFEKNHDEIDFEFLGNIRGKNWRIQTNIYGNGSTSTGREERYGLWFDPSEDFHQYSILWTQNVIVFYVDNVPIREIKRTEAMSGDFPSKPMSLYATIWDGSSWATNGGKYRVNYKYAPYIAEFSDFVLHGCAVDPIELSKCNTLPKLPTMSSQQRVKMTAFRNKHMQYSYCYDRARYKVPPSECVIEPKEAKRLRGFDPVMFGGTRRPHKRHRRVMPTRVESSSV